The Winogradskyella schleiferi genome contains the following window.
TTGAAAAACCTTACAAGTATTTAAGTTATTTTTCGGAACAATTAATAATTAAACCTACAAGGTTTTTGAAACCTTGCAGGTTAGAAGAAACAATTTAATTTCGGTAAATTGCAGCAATTATTTTTCTATTGAGAACAACACAAATCCATCAGCCAAAAAACATTGAGAACTTTAAGCAAAATCTATTGCTTTGGAGTCAGCAATTTGATGATGTTGTTTGGTTGGATTCCAATCATCACAAGGATCAATACAGCAATTATGACGCGGTTTTAGCGGTAGATGCACTGACTGTAATTCGTGCCGATTATTTTGATGCCTTTGAGCGTTTAAAGGAATTTCAAAGCTCAACGAACGATTGGATTTTTGGTTTTCTTACTTACGATTTAAAAAACACTACCGAACAATTAAAATCTGAAAATTTAGATGAATTGGAATTTCCGGAATTGTATTTTTTTCAACCCAAAAAATTATTTTTAATAAAAGATAATCATGTTGAGATTCAATATCTGAAAATGGTAGATGATGAGATTGATGCCGATTTAAAATCCATAGAAAAATGTTACACTGAGCAATGTTCGCTGAGCAAAGCCGAATCGAGTCGAAATGCATATGATGAAGATGAGAATAACAATATCAAAATAAAACTTAGAATCCACAAAGACGACTACTTTGAGAAGATAAGCAAAATGCTCGCTCACATCCATAGAGGCGATATTTACGAAGCCAATTTTTGCCAAGAGTTTTATGCAGAAGACAGTGAAATAAATCCATTGGAAACCTTCAGGAAGTTGAATAATATTTCAAAACCACCATTCGCCAGTTTCTTAAAGTTTGAGGATAAATACTTAATGTCTGCGTCGCCTGAACGCTATATTCAAAAAAATGGAAATACGGTAATTTCCCAACCGATTAAAGGAACTGCCAAACGTTCAGAAAATGAAACTGAAGATTCAAAACTAGCTGAAAATTTAGCAAATGATCCAAAAGAACGTAGCGAAAACATTATGATAGTCGATTTGGTTCGTAACGATTTAGCGCATACAGCAAAAAAGGGAAGTGTAGAGGTAAAAGAATTGTGCAAAGTGTATTCCTTTTTGCAAGTCCATCAAATGATATCTACAGTTCAGTCGGAAGTTAGTCTAGAAACCAATCCCATAGACATTTTAAAAACTACATTTCCAATGGGCAGCATGACAGGTGCACCAAAAATCTCAGCCATGAAAATTATTGAAGAACTTGAAGAAACGAAACGCGGTTTATATTCAGGTTCTATAGGTTATTTTCAACCCAACGGCGACTTCGATTTCAATGTTATTATTAGAAGTATTCTTTACAATCAAACAAAAAAATATGTTTCCTATTCCGTAGGAAGTGCCATTACCTCAAAAAGCAATCCGCTGAAAGAATATGAGGAATGTTTGGTAAAGGCGAAAGCCATGCGAGAGGCTTTGGGGAATTAGTGTTCAGTCGCAGTGGCAGTTTTCAGCTCAACGCATTAATACATACTTTGGTTTTGTTACTATTTATTTAGAACGCATAGCGCCTGTGCTAAAGAAGCCTTATTCTATGTGTCTTCTAAAAGTGCGCTTCACCTTTTCAAAAATAGCTTCAACCCGCTTCTGCTCAATCTTTTTAATCTTAGCAATAGACTCAAAATCTAATTTCCCAATAATATATAAATCCACAATATTAGAGACATTAAAAGGCAACCAGTTATAAAGCTGACCAAATACCTTAGGAGATTTTTTCGCAGATAAATCATCAATTTCAAAAGCT
Protein-coding sequences here:
- a CDS encoding anthranilate synthase component I family protein, which translates into the protein MRTTQIHQPKNIENFKQNLLLWSQQFDDVVWLDSNHHKDQYSNYDAVLAVDALTVIRADYFDAFERLKEFQSSTNDWIFGFLTYDLKNTTEQLKSENLDELEFPELYFFQPKKLFLIKDNHVEIQYLKMVDDEIDADLKSIEKCYTEQCSLSKAESSRNAYDEDENNNIKIKLRIHKDDYFEKISKMLAHIHRGDIYEANFCQEFYAEDSEINPLETFRKLNNISKPPFASFLKFEDKYLMSASPERYIQKNGNTVISQPIKGTAKRSENETEDSKLAENLANDPKERSENIMIVDLVRNDLAHTAKKGSVEVKELCKVYSFLQVHQMISTVQSEVSLETNPIDILKTTFPMGSMTGAPKISAMKIIEELEETKRGLYSGSIGYFQPNGDFDFNVIIRSILYNQTKKYVSYSVGSAITSKSNPLKEYEECLVKAKAMREALGN